The sequence CTTCCGGTCCAGGCCCTGTTGGCGGCGTCGTTGGCCCGTTTCTTCCGGGTCGGCGAGGGAGGAACCCGCGCCTCCCTGCGCTACGCCGTGGGCCTGCTGCCGGTCCCGGTCGCCTATGCCCTGTTGGCTGGGTTGACCTTGGCCCTAGGCGCGGACTTCCTGCCCCGCCTGCTCGGGCCGAGCTTCGCCGGTGCGGCAGAAGTGGTGCGCTGGCTCGCCCCCTTGCCGTTGGTGACGCTGCTGCGCTCCTTTCTGGCCACCGTGGCCGGCGCCTCCGACCGCCAGCGACTGAACGGCATCGTCCACGGCCTGGGCGCCACCTGCAACGCTGGCCTCAACCTGCTGTGGATACCGCTGTGGGGCTGGCGGGGCGCAGTGCTGGCGACCTTCGCCAGTGAGGGGCTGATGATCCTCTTGTTGCTACGGGATGCCGGGCGGCGCTAGGGTCGCTGCGGTTGCTCGGGTCAACGCCAAGACTCGATCGGCGGGCGTGCCCATGGTTGCGGCAGCGCGCTGTCATCCACGGGACGTTGAGCTGGGGACAGGCGGGAGCGTGCGAAACGACCCCCTTACCCGCCCGCCGGGCGCTGGGCAGCGATGGTCTTGGCACAGGCGGCGCGCAACCCATCCCCGAACAAGGGCCAGGCGTAGCGTTCCGCGTGCCGGCGGCAGGCCTTCCGGATCGCCTCCGGGACCTCGGGACTGTCCAGCTGTTTGACTACAACCTCGACCATCCTGGCATAGTCGCCCGAGGGCAATAGCTCTCCGGATACGCCGGGTTCCACCGCATCGGGGATGCCGCCGACCGCAAAGGCCACCGTCGGCACCCCATGGGCGGCGGCCTCGATGGCCACCATGCCGAAGCCTTCGCCATCACCGGGCAGGTTCAGCACCGGAAAAATATGGAGCCTGCTGGCGAGAAACGCATCGCCAAGGGTTGCTCGGTCATCCTCCCAGTCCAGCAGCCGCACGTGGGCCTCCAGCCCCAGCTGTTGCACCCGGACCCGGAGCCTCTCGGCCATCGACACTTTGGGGCGGGCGAGCGACTGGCGGGGATCCGCGCCGATGATCACCCACAGGACTTCCGGGCGGCGCCGGACGATGGCCGGGAACGCGCGCTCGAGGAATTCCAGCAACCCCTTGCGCCGGATCAGACGGCCGACGCTGAGCAGGATGGGGCGCTCGCCGGCCTGCAGGCGCCTGCGGAACGCCGTCCCCCGTTCCTGGTTCAGCGCAGGCAAATCGGTACCGGGAACCAGGATCTCGACGCGTTCCGGAGGTAGGCCCGCCTGGATGGCCGCCTCCCGGGTAAAGCGGCTATTGGCCAGCCAGGCACTGGAGCGGCGGATGGCCGGAAGGAACAGGCAGCGGTAGCCGGGATGGGCAGACACGATGTCCAAACCGTGGAGATAGGTCACCACCGGAATTCCAACGTGCCGTCCGGCGAGGACGGCGGGCAGGGCCGCTACGCCGCTGCCCGCGACGATCAGCCGGGGGCGAACGGCGCGCGTGAGCCGCAGCGTTTGCCAAAAACTTTGCAGCAAAAACCGCCACACGGGGAGGGCGGGGCTGATGCGCACCGTCGCGGGATCCGGGCAAACGGTCTCCGCTCCTTTAGGTGCGACCAAAAACACCCGATAGATCTGACTCAAGGCACGGTGGATGTGGAAATTCAGCCACTCCATGCCGCCTTGCATGGGAGGAAAATTGCGGGTGACCAAGACGATGCTGTCCCGCGCTGGAACGTCGTCGTACCGGCGGAATTCGTCGGTTTTGTCCCCAAACGCGCCGCCCGGGGAAGGCCACCGACTTTCCGTCATCGGTCGCGTGAGGAGCGCGGAACATCCTCTTCCACACCCCGATAATGTAATGAGGAAACCTGTTCCGAAAGAATCCCTATCAAGAAGGTAAATAACCCGGACAGGAGCAAAAATACGCTCATATTGGTAAAGCGGCCCTGGGTAATGTAGTTGTAGATGTAGACATCCAGCCCGCCGAACCACAGGAACAGGCTGATGGGTAGAAATAGCCGCATGGGAGAAAACAGGGCGCCTATCTTCAGGATGATGATGAAGAATCGTAATCCGTCACGTACGACTTTGATTTTACTCGCGCCACCTTGGGTTCGTTTCCCGGTGCGGATCGGCACATAGGCAACGGGATACCCCGACCTAAAAAATGCCATGGTGCTGGTGGTGGGATAGGAAAACCCGTTTGGCAAGAGGTACAGGAACTTTCGGAAAGGCCCTGCGCGAACCGCTCGAAAACCCGAGGTCAAATCCTCGATGTGATACCCGGTCATGATCGAGGCGAGCTTGTTGTAAAAATAGTTGGCGCTGCGCCTCCCCAGGGAGGCATGACCATTGGACTGGCGCGCTCCCACCACCATTTCGTAGCCCTCGGCCAGCTTTGCCAGCAAGCTGGCGATATCCGCCGGATCGTGCTGGCCGTCCGCATCCATGAAGACCAAAATGTCTCCGGCGGCATGGCGGGCACCGGTCTTGATCGCCGCGCCGT is a genomic window of Candidatus Methylocalor cossyra containing:
- a CDS encoding glycosyltransferase family 2 protein → MNSTEFRSVPPPRPETLSIVLPARDEAEGLKHLLPKLRHHFPEAEIVVVNDGSRDETLAIASALGAKVVSHPYSMGNGAAIKTGARHAAGDILVFMDADGQHDPADIASLLAKLAEGYEMVVGARQSNGHASLGRRSANYFYNKLASIMTGYHIEDLTSGFRAVRAGPFRKFLYLLPNGFSYPTTSTMAFFRSGYPVAYVPIRTGKRTQGGASKIKVVRDGLRFFIIILKIGALFSPMRLFLPISLFLWFGGLDVYIYNYITQGRFTNMSVFLLLSGLFTFLIGILSEQVSSLHYRGVEEDVPRSSRDR
- a CDS encoding glycosyltransferase family 4 protein, with product MTESRWPSPGGAFGDKTDEFRRYDDVPARDSIVLVTRNFPPMQGGMEWLNFHIHRALSQIYRVFLVAPKGAETVCPDPATVRISPALPVWRFLLQSFWQTLRLTRAVRPRLIVAGSGVAALPAVLAGRHVGIPVVTYLHGLDIVSAHPGYRCLFLPAIRRSSAWLANSRFTREAAIQAGLPPERVEILVPGTDLPALNQERGTAFRRRLQAGERPILLSVGRLIRRKGLLEFLERAFPAIVRRRPEVLWVIIGADPRQSLARPKVSMAERLRVRVQQLGLEAHVRLLDWEDDRATLGDAFLASRLHIFPVLNLPGDGEGFGMVAIEAAAHGVPTVAFAVGGIPDAVEPGVSGELLPSGDYARMVEVVVKQLDSPEVPEAIRKACRRHAERYAWPLFGDGLRAACAKTIAAQRPAGG